One genomic segment of Danio rerio strain Tuebingen ecotype United States chromosome 11, GRCz12tu, whole genome shotgun sequence includes these proteins:
- the si:dkey-205k8.5 gene encoding spermatogenesis-associated protein 1 isoform X6: MRRTICHDLFNNPFFRTCIGKEAAFTEELCQVDSEASLSDLRSELGSILGLDRIAEKYIFLKCVGRSFALVKLRQERELTVKSFTPPFAPFPEIYLLPVLENDSDLCSSTFSPETLVSSTDHHSHNLLRPTCAPANIKEPIKFPSINIGPRQSVLMQEAEEEESDEDAEYTDTPLPTYSAHEQMESINKQHDRKLAKQEGFSQVEMNATAKKKRYFKRNAKNTGASQALEAFDDTHGLTRKLNSSLTLKSSEGKTENVVLMSRPNSPIPAESNSPLSAYSLEFFTPQTTTSNEYQKEIKLLKEQKKELEKTRQMLLKKGRVLLALNRHRRNQARDRWKRQYFDTKKSTTSLEDKLKGIQQELHTFYSKMLQQLQARDGAKHRTQTRKPSSSRLKNELIIQIMTESSEIDNLRKNVDDAKMKLATEIKLRKQAATELRALRAELMEKRAQL; encoded by the exons ATGAGAAGAACTATTTGTCACGACCTGTTTAATAACCCTTTCTTTAGAACATGTATTGGTAAAGAAGCCGCTTTCACAGAAGAATTGTGTCA AGTTGATTCAGAAGCGAGCCTGTCGGATCTCAGATCTGAACTTGGATCAATCCTAGGGCTTGACAGGATTGctgagaaatacatttttttgaaatgtgttggcAGAAGTTTTGCATTG GTCAAATTGAGGCAAGAGAGGGAACTGACAGTAAAATCATTTACTCCTCCTTTT GCTCCTTTTCCTGAGATCTACCTTTTGCCTGTGCTAGAGAACGACAGCGATCTTTGTTCTAGCACTTTCAGCCCTGAGACTTTAGTTAGCAGCACCGACCATCACAGTCATAATTTGCTCAGACCAACATGTGCACCTGCCAATATAAAAGAGCCCATTAAATTCCCTTCGATTAATATAGGCCCTCGGCAGTCTGTCCTGATGCAGGAGGCAGAGGAGGAGGAGAGTGATGAAGATGCAGAATACACTGACACTCCTCTTCCAACATACAGTGCACATGAGCAGATGGagtccataaacaaacagcatg ACAGAAAACTTGCCAAGCAGGAAGGCTTTTCTCAAGTAGAAATGAATGCAACTGCAAAAAAGAAACGCTATTTTAAAAGGAATGCAAAAAACACGGGAGCCTCACAGGCATTGGAGGCATTTGACGATACTCATGGCCTGACAAG GAAATTAAATAGTTCTCTGACACTGAAATCAAGCGAaggaaaaacagaaaatgtg GTTCTCATGAGTCGACCAAACTCTCCAATACCAGCAGAGAGCAATTCTCCACTGTCCGCCTATTCCTTGGAATTTTTTACACCACAAACAACTACAA GCAATGAGTATCAAAAGGAAATTAAGCTACTCAAAGAGCAAAAGAAAGAGCTTGAAAAAACAAgacaaatgcttttgaaaaagGGCAGAGTGCTTTTAGCTCTTAACAGACATCGTAGGAACCAAG CACGTGACAGGTGGAAGAGGCAATATTTTGACACTAAGAAATCCACAACTAGTCTAGAGGACAAGCTTAAAGGAATACAGCAGGAACTTCACACGTTCTACAGTAAAATGCTGCAACAACTCCAAGCCAGAGATGGTGCCAAACACCGAACCCAAACAAGGAAGCCGTCAAGCTCAAGGTTAAAG AATGAGTTAATAATCCAGATTATGACGGAAAGCAGTGAAATTGATAACCTGAGGAAAAATGTGGACGACGCTAAAATGAAACTGGCCACAGAGATCAAG TTGAGGAAGCAAGCAGCCACAGAACTACGAGCCTTGAGAGCAGAACTGATGGAAAAAAGGGCTCAGTTGTAA
- the si:dkey-205k8.5 gene encoding spermatogenesis-associated protein 1 isoform X5 → MRRTICHDLFNNPFFRTCIGKEAAFTEELCQVDSEASLSDLRSELGSILGLDRIAEKYIFLKCVGRSFALVKLRQERELTVKSFTPPFAPFPEIYLLPVLENDSDLCSSTFSPETLVSSTDHHSHNLLRPTCAPANIKEPIKFPSINIGPRQSVLMQEAEEEESDEDAEYTDTPLPTYSAHEQMESINKQHDRKLAKQEGFSQVEMNATAKKKRYFKRNAKNTGASQALEAFDDTHGLTRKLNSSLTLKSSEGKTENVVLMSRPNSPIPAESNSPLSAYSLEFFTPQTTTSNSNEYQKEIKLLKEQKKELEKTRQMLLKKGRVLLALNRHRRNQARDRWKRQYFDTKKSTTSLEDKLKGIQQELHTFYSKMLQQLQARDGAKHRTQTRKPSSSRLKNELIIQIMTESSEIDNLRKNVDDAKMKLATEIKLRKQAATELRALRAELMEKRAQL, encoded by the exons ATGAGAAGAACTATTTGTCACGACCTGTTTAATAACCCTTTCTTTAGAACATGTATTGGTAAAGAAGCCGCTTTCACAGAAGAATTGTGTCA AGTTGATTCAGAAGCGAGCCTGTCGGATCTCAGATCTGAACTTGGATCAATCCTAGGGCTTGACAGGATTGctgagaaatacatttttttgaaatgtgttggcAGAAGTTTTGCATTG GTCAAATTGAGGCAAGAGAGGGAACTGACAGTAAAATCATTTACTCCTCCTTTT GCTCCTTTTCCTGAGATCTACCTTTTGCCTGTGCTAGAGAACGACAGCGATCTTTGTTCTAGCACTTTCAGCCCTGAGACTTTAGTTAGCAGCACCGACCATCACAGTCATAATTTGCTCAGACCAACATGTGCACCTGCCAATATAAAAGAGCCCATTAAATTCCCTTCGATTAATATAGGCCCTCGGCAGTCTGTCCTGATGCAGGAGGCAGAGGAGGAGGAGAGTGATGAAGATGCAGAATACACTGACACTCCTCTTCCAACATACAGTGCACATGAGCAGATGGagtccataaacaaacagcatg ACAGAAAACTTGCCAAGCAGGAAGGCTTTTCTCAAGTAGAAATGAATGCAACTGCAAAAAAGAAACGCTATTTTAAAAGGAATGCAAAAAACACGGGAGCCTCACAGGCATTGGAGGCATTTGACGATACTCATGGCCTGACAAG GAAATTAAATAGTTCTCTGACACTGAAATCAAGCGAaggaaaaacagaaaatgtg GTTCTCATGAGTCGACCAAACTCTCCAATACCAGCAGAGAGCAATTCTCCACTGTCCGCCTATTCCTTGGAATTTTTTACACCACAAACAACTACAAGTAATA GCAATGAGTATCAAAAGGAAATTAAGCTACTCAAAGAGCAAAAGAAAGAGCTTGAAAAAACAAgacaaatgcttttgaaaaagGGCAGAGTGCTTTTAGCTCTTAACAGACATCGTAGGAACCAAG CACGTGACAGGTGGAAGAGGCAATATTTTGACACTAAGAAATCCACAACTAGTCTAGAGGACAAGCTTAAAGGAATACAGCAGGAACTTCACACGTTCTACAGTAAAATGCTGCAACAACTCCAAGCCAGAGATGGTGCCAAACACCGAACCCAAACAAGGAAGCCGTCAAGCTCAAGGTTAAAG AATGAGTTAATAATCCAGATTATGACGGAAAGCAGTGAAATTGATAACCTGAGGAAAAATGTGGACGACGCTAAAATGAAACTGGCCACAGAGATCAAG TTGAGGAAGCAAGCAGCCACAGAACTACGAGCCTTGAGAGCAGAACTGATGGAAAAAAGGGCTCAGTTGTAA